A window of Benincasa hispida cultivar B227 chromosome 9, ASM972705v1, whole genome shotgun sequence genomic DNA:
atcattgcaaaatagaagtctataacttagggtacttgaaattgttttgcaaaactgattggtttaaaggTGGTTTAACAAAATccaataaagttttttttttgtattttcaacaacaactctttttcaaaatggaaacAACCATGTTGGCTTTGTTAAGCGCCGGAAAATTATATGGCGACAActtcgcaacatggaaacacatgatcacgacgatcctaatcatcgaggatctcatgtttgctctcacggaggcctgtcctcctattctagcTTCTAATGCCacttgaaatgttcgggaggcatacgagtgatggacaagggaaaatgagaaggcccgagcctacatcttggcaagtttttctgaagtcttggccaagaaacatgagcctatagtctcagcacgtgagatcatggagtccctgggggggatgtttggacaactatcTGAAcggcttatgcatgaggctcttaaatacatattcaactctaaaatggaagacacctttgttcgtgaacatgtgcttaacatgatggtccactttaatgtggcggagttgtaTGGGtctactgataacgggcagaaatgcacgttatcttagtgctaagttcttaaacaatgttggattgcgttgatgaaatatgttaacttgcatccattaagcattgTTTTCAtgatattgtggtcgcatgcgttcaacgcattagaacagttgatttttgtatttttatgcagaatatgcgttaatgcaatgcaaagattgtgatcatagaaattcattggtcgagcacaacttcaccgcaaggctttacgtTGATCGTTCTCGCAAATATTCGCCCAAGAAAGatcgtcgcaacttggtcagcgcaacatagTGAGCGCATCttggtgaaaggccaattaagagcgatgggacagaaagctgatgacggtcgaatccaaattaagttaacagtccataacggtcacaaagtacattcagctttatcggtgataatgaTTCGGTGCATAAGTTAGGAATAAAAGTTGacccatctatacaaccaggagagagaaaccacctttcaccatggatgctctataaataccaagggcattcttcagagaaggggttgatcAGTTCACGAGTTTAGTAGTTAgaaatttcatacttcagttcacacgtctttagttttctttcaatttaAGGCAGAGCGAGGGAAGACGTTGTGCCGGCAGAttgttccggtaagcttgggacaGCGCCGATagcttcaaggatagagagagggccgacgcctgcggaagcgggaacatctttagatcagaatagacatttcagtgtaaaaagcctcggtcagcaaggaattgctaccaggctctctacctttactttccattgtcattttataCTCAACTCATCTATAAAAATGGATTtcccttctctatatttgttcactctctgttattcacgcatgagtagctaaatctgttgaatgggttgagaagcatttagctagcacaactagggaatcttcattctttgcgattattttgtttatgtatgcttcattcatccattagagatactcgagagggtagtctaaagacaggatctagacttgggaaggtctggttagaatctagactcagaagatccagattagaatgcatgaacaagagataggtgcttaggaatgagcactatttgtatcaacgcatcgcatgcatcctagagataggatatgattgtatgtggtcaccctgcttttatgcattttgcatcatcgcataggacaagagtagagacttagggatgagctctatggacattctgcattcaacacatgtgtcctagatttaggagaatcgcatttacattggaaaatgacttgttgtgcgtggttgtaacatgatcgcgtagtctgacgcattccgaagtaacactagctaaagatcttctcaacccgttcatcgcatactcattgcatctatcaacgcaactatcttttctcaactccgccgcatttgtttatttctttttcatcaacgcaaacacaaacccaacactttatttatttatccggttaccgcaaagttcttcataaaaattaccaacgcaaactgttttcacaagtccctatgttcgaccctggacttaccaggaaactcaggagAATTTACACTGGATTCCGtaggaaaacttgagtgcacaatgcaattccatcaacacatagcatccatatttccacttcataaatacaagCATCATCTACCATTGATGACGACAactaggttagcataatcctgcattctttgtcggagagcttcctgcactatgttagcaatgtgattcttaataaagtgaaatataaccttacaactctcctcaacaagttgtagacctaccaatctttactgaaaagtaaacagaggaagaagggtgaggcaaatattgcttcatcctccaggatgttccatagaggttcgacctcaggaacgaaatctgcaccttctacttctaactctgcaaagaggaagaagaagaagggtggtaagggaaaaaaGAAGACACTTGCTAACCCACCgtctgtcgccccaaggaggcgtccaccggttgaaaagggaaagtgtttccactgcaatcaggatggacactagaagaggaactatcttcgctatctgaaagagaagaaagcagccaaggctaaggtcAAGACTGataaaaggtaaatatgatttactagttcttgaaacttgtttagtggagaatgatgattcagcctggataattgatttgggcgccactaaccacgtttattcttcttttcaggagattagatcttggcgacagctagAGGCttgtgagatgatgatgcaagtaggcatcgggcacgtcgtctcagttgtggcagtgggagggctccaattagctttacaaaataggtttcttgttttaaatgatgtatatattgttcccgaactaaagaggaacctcatttctgtaaagtgtttattgcaatgtaaatatactatctcttttaatatggataaagcatttattcataaagatggtgtttttatttgtacTGCAGatttggaatcgaatttatatgtgctaaggccgttagccattaattccctccataatactgaattgtttagaactatcgtaactcaaacaaaacgtcgacgtatttctccaaaagaaaatacccaTCTCTGGCAtattcgtttagggcacatcaatctcaataggattgcgagattggtgaagaatggacttctaactgagttaaaagaaaattttttaccagtgtgtgagtcttgccttgagggtaagatgactaaatgaccttttactggaaaaggttatagagccaaggaacctcttgagttagtacagtctgacctttgtggtcctatgaatgtgcgagcccgaggtggctatgtgTATTTTATCAGGTataggtatgtttatcttatgcaacagaagtctgaattctttgaaaagttcaaagagttcaaggttgaagttgaaaacgcattggatagacggattaaaacacttcgattcgATCGAGGTGGAAATTATTTAGATtcgacattccaggactatttgatagaacatgtcatttcccaactctcagtgccgagtacacctcagcagaatggtgtagcggagaggagaaataggaccgtattggacatggttcgctcgatgatgagttacgcttccttaccggactcgttttgggatttcACAATGGAAACTGCGGAATTCGTAGTCTAAAAGATGTTAAAACTATATTTGAGATATCTATAGAAACCACAACCTTAGAAAAAATGAAGCCAACAAATGAAATCTTCAACATGCTCCCCCTTTggcttacattttttttaaggtagaacagaaaaaaaaaaaaaaaaaaaaaaaccataaaattcaACTCAGTTGATGCCAAGAATAATAGCTTAAAAATtacaataacaacaacaaaacCAGCACTAAATAACCAAACACAACAAAGTCTTCAAACTACACACCACCAAAATAAACTACTCGAAGCTAAGTAGGCGTCGTTAGCTCTACCCAATCCGAAACAAATAATATTTGTAAAGCTCGAACATCAACCTAAACTAACTagtagttaaagtggaagtaagaggttgATTCGAAGGGAAATgttatttatcttttctttaACCAAGCTTAACTATAAAAGCTATAAAATAGGGGGGTTTTGATTAAGataagaaacatgctaaaaatcaaaagataaaggatagttgtaaccaaatttagaaaattcttGCTTCTAATCCAAGTTAGACGTTCAATGCAATTCTTAtcattaaattctaaaaatttaattcacaatcgGATTAAGCTCGCAACTACTTACTTAATCTAGATTAAACTAGTCTCTATAAAGGTAGACAACTAGCATAACCTAGTCAAGAAAGTGACCTAATTAATGATTAAGGTAGGATAGCCCTAACCCTAATCTATCTACATGCTTCTACCTCTATTGGGATCGATAGCGgccatatagaagagaaaatGCGTGCATTAAGTTAAAGGATTCAATTTTGtcgattaattgttaagatagctTAATCAACACACAATTATTATTACCTCTTGgagatcttggctagacattctatCGAATACATTAAAAGCAACGTATTCAATCATGAGTGAatgtgacaaaaccaagcatctaTGCTAaacatgttcaagatatagatcagtcaacatgcttcaagaattaaaaactGATTCAAGAATGCTCAAATTCAGATTGctaatgataaagaaaagtacaaaactcaaaagaatttgcaagaactcttgaaatagaaacaatATTGAATTACTTCATaaatccatagacaaattcatgaagaattacaagttattgattacaaatcaaaaagaaataaaaatctaacctaagttggaaacaaaattaccataGAGACTAATTGATATAGAGACAAATTCCAGCCTGCTCGAAATCGTGCTTCCTCcctttcagaaaaaaaaaaaagaaagaaagaaagaaaactatttatacttGCAGGGTAGTGCAACGTTGGGCTCAACACTGCAACGCTAAATCATAGAAAAAGCCAAGAAGCATTGTGCTTGAGATGTGACTCTGGTGCTTGACGCTAAATCATGATGCTGGAACTCGATGGCTTTACTCGATGACTCGATCACATttacttgatgcttgatggcCTTAACACgattactcgatgctcgatgacCTTTACTTGATGTTTGATTATACTCGATGGCCGATAGCAttacttgatggtactcgatgataCTCAATGGTACTCAATGAAAATTTAGTAATTTTCTGATTCTCTTCAATGAAGTTGATTTTAAATTTGtcattttttatccttttggcccaattttcttgtaatgactcCTAAACGCCTCGGGGACtgttttacctataaaattagcaattaaagcaaataatcaacactattttgaggaaattaacatagaaaatatacatcctttAAAGGCCTAACATAAACCAACAAGAAATAAACCATAAAACCACCATAAGTATAGTTTTCAAGAAAATAGAACAAGAAGTAGTAGAACCACATCACCAAACAAACACCAACCATCCACTACTCCTCTCCTTTTCtgactaaaaataaaaaagaaaattaggtatgttgataacttgtagaaagaCAAGTTActtatgttgttttatttagatattgcgactaaaagaaagaaatgcgaaaattataaaatgtcgtcaatacacccactaacaccattgtgatggtggaatagaatgtttcagtttcagttttgtaggaaatcaatcaccacatgcattcatggctcaaagatgaaataaacaacgcatcaacgtcgcattgcacccatcaatcaagaacgaagagatgatccacgcaatgacggcgcatgcgacaatcgatcaagagcttctagcgatcaacgcaatttcaaccgcatgcggtaataaaaaaataatactgcatgcggcgatagatcgaagatgtaaaagcaacgcatttgcggaagATTCTGAtaagtgtacagctttcagtgtgcatttctgacgggttgattgtgtaacagaagaaatttctcattccaccatttcaggagctaccataaccatacagtggggaccacacattcaaaagagccaagcttcgcctataaatagcttcttcactgaaatatatacatgtatacatagagacgtgcatatactgattctgagagagaggctggtctgaagcgactgtcAGAAGGTAATCTGAGAGAACcatgagacaaggccgagaggtgagtctccaagCAGAGAATTATTACGATCCCCGTAGTTaaagctctgtgcgaaggtcaattctaccgggaaagcaagcctgagagggaagctttcctctccaccacttccacACGTCGGCAAGCACAATCTACGTTTAGGATCTGTGTCAATATTGATCATTCTGCGATCAAATACCTTATGACGAAGAAGGATGCGAAACCAAGACTAATAAGGTGGGTATTACTcctgcaagaatttgacctaAAGATTAAGGATCGGAAGGGCACTGAGAACCAATTCACAGATCATCTGTCAAAGTTAGAAAATTCTGAGGttcagaagaaagaaaaagacattgaagaaagattccctgatGAGCTACTGATGTCGGTATGCATTGATGTCCCTTGATATGAGGACATtgtaaacttcatagtttgcgGCCAAGTACCAGAAGACTACacataccagcagaagaagaagctgagacATGACGTaaagttttatttctgggatgacCCCTTCTTGTATCGACTTGGGCCTGATCATATTTTGCGTCGATGCATTCCTAAGCATGAGGACAAGCACATTTTggagctttgtcatgagtccccttatagaggacattttgggggggtAGCGGACCGCCGCAAAAGTCCTACAGAGtggctatttttggccaacactattcaaggatgcccatgcccatgttgtgcaatgcgatAGATGCTAGAGAACAAGGAACATGTctagaagaaatgaaatgccctTGACTTCAATCTTGGAAAtcgaattatttgatgtatgggaAATTGACTTTATGGGTCCATTTTCACCTTTAGAAGGTCATTAATACATTTTGGTCGTGGTTGACTATGTATCGAAATGGGTTGAGGTCATCGCATGTGCTAAGTACGATGCAGCCACGGTGGCaaaatttctcaagaagaaTATCTTTACCCAATATGGAATGCCTCAAGCCTTAATCAGCAATGAAGGCTCACACTTCATCAACCGCATCATTACCAACCTGTTGACCAAGTTTAATGTCAGCCACAGAGTTGCAACCTCATACCACCCACAaactaatgggcaggcagaaatttctaacagagagatcaagACCATCTTGGAAAAGGTAGTCAGTACATCCAGGGAgtattggtcacccaagctcgaTGAAGCACTATGGACATATTGGACTGCCTTTAAAActccaattggcatgtccccatatgctcTGGTCttcggaaaagcttgtcatctaccTCTCGAGTTGGAACACATGACAATGTGGGCAAGCAAAAAGTTGAACTTTGATCTAGCAAGCGCGGGGAAAGTCCGGAAGTTGCAGCTGAACGAGCTGGTCGAGTAGTGAATGAACGCTTACGAGAATGCCAAGCTCTATAAGGAGAGAACGCAGAACTGGCATGATGACCGCATAAGCAACCGGACATTCTTCGAGGGTCAACAGGTACTTCTGTTTAAGGACAGTTTGAGATTGTTTCCAGGGAAGTTGAAGTCCCactggtctgggccattccgcatcaagactatctttccccaaTGCACAGTGGAGCTAACAACTGAAAATGGGAGCAAcgcatttaaagtcaatggtcaacgaatTAAGCCCTATTACGGGGGTGATGTGGAACGACATATGGAGATCATCGACTTAGGCAAGCAGGATTGACCGCTTGTGGGGATGCTATTGCGGTAACTTTGAAAAACTACTTTCAATAGGCATCTctatatctatgtttaattacttTCTTTACAGCCTTCATTTACTTATCTCTAAATTGCGTTAGTTACTGtttattagaattagcctttactgctttatgtgtttactttcaatttaatgCAATTGTGTATTTCCATGTCGTGTTTAGTTTAATTACTTTTATGCATTAGTAGCgttgtt
This region includes:
- the LOC120084939 gene encoding uncharacterized protein LOC120084939, producing the protein MNAYENAKLYKERTQNWHDDRISNRTFFEGQQVLLFKDSLRLFPGKLKSHWSGPFRIKTIFPQCTVELTTENGSNAFKVNGQRIKPYYGGDVERHMEIIDLGKQD